Proteins from a single region of Bacteroidota bacterium:
- a CDS encoding FG-GAP repeat protein, which yields MNPLPSTVTESNLPNTYYGNSAAPAGDINNDGYDDVIVVAYLYDNGQTNEGAVYIYHGSAVGLITNKCIRNNS from the coding sequence ATAAATCCTTTACCTTCAACAGTCACTGAAAGCAATTTACCAAATACTTATTACGGCAACTCGGCAGCTCCTGCAGGAGATATTAATAATGATGGATATGATGATGTTATTGTTGTGGCTTATTTATATGATAATGGTCAAACAAACGAAGGTGCAGTATATATTTATCATGGCTCTGCAGTAGGTTTAATTACCAATAAATGTATCCGCAATAATTCTTGA
- a CDS encoding FG-GAP repeat protein yields the protein MKAIKQSAQFGRSVGSAGDINSDGFDDVLIGSDAYTNGQSLEGRTFVYHGSAAGNRICPSGNSGKQSCKRCFWPFCCRIT from the coding sequence TTGAAAGCAATCAAGCAAAGCGCACAATTTGGCAGATCTGTTGGGTCTGCAGGCGATATCAATAGTGACGGATTTGATGATGTATTAATTGGTTCAGATGCTTACACAAATGGACAATCGTTGGAAGGTAGAACTTTTGTTTATCATGGCTCTGCTGCTGGTAATAGAATATGCCCAAGCGGCAACAGTGGAAAGCAATCTTGCAAACGCTGCTTTTGGCCGTTCTGTTGCCGGATTACGTGA
- a CDS encoding FG-GAP repeat protein — MESNLANAAFGRSVAGLRDVNGDGFDDIIVGSPNYPNGQSQEGGVYIYHGTATGIKHSSDLHQENNKAISYLGLSVSAAGMLIVMGGFDVIIGAYNADNLQDGEGFHYAHWRFVASGISATPNIVFESNQEAVFLVLGCLRR, encoded by the coding sequence GTGGAAAGCAATCTTGCAAACGCTGCTTTTGGCCGTTCTGTTGCCGGATTACGTGATGTTAATGGGGACGGTTTTGATGATATTATTGTCGGCTCACCAAACTACCCGAATGGTCAAAGTCAAGAAGGTGGAGTATACATTTATCACGGAACTGCCACGGGAATAAAACACAGTTCCGACTTACACCAGGAAAATAACAAAGCCATTTCTTATTTGGGGCTTTCTGTTTCCGCCGCAGGGATGTTAATAGTGATGGGCGGGTTTGATGTTATCATAGGCGCTTATAATGCCGATAATCTTCAAGATGGTGAGGGATTCCATTACGCGCATTGGCGGTTCGTAGCGTCAGGTATAAGTGCAACACCGAATATTGTTTTTGAATCAAATCAAGAGGCAGTTTTTTTGGTACTCGGTTGCTTGCGCCGGTGA
- a CDS encoding FG-GAP repeat protein codes for MNQIKRQFFWYSVACAGDRNADGFDDIIIGANDFLPMMMNKKAKHLFIMVPRQELQICRTPLLRAINRIRILVLPFPE; via the coding sequence TTGAATCAAATCAAGAGGCAGTTTTTTTGGTACTCGGTTGCTTGCGCCGGTGATAGGAATGCAGATGGATTTGATGATATTATTATCGGAGCAAATGACTTTTTACCAATGATGATGAACAAGAAGGCAAAGCATTTATTTATTATGGTTCCGCGTCAGGAATTACAGATATGCCGAACGCCACTTTTGAGAGCGATAAACCGTATTCGAATTTTGGTGCTACCGTTTCCGGAGTAG
- a CDS encoding FG-GAP repeat protein — protein sequence MPNATFESDKPYSNFGATVSGVGDVNNDGFDDLIIGATDYSNTPSNEGAIYFYFGDNCPTTITMQIATLMVLAA from the coding sequence ATGCCGAACGCCACTTTTGAGAGCGATAAACCGTATTCGAATTTTGGTGCTACCGTTTCCGGAGTAGGGGATGTAAATAATGATGGTTTTGATGATTTAATTATTGGTGCTACTGACTATTCAAATACACCGTCCAATGAAGGTGCTATTTATTTTTATTTTGGCGACAATTGTCCCACCACAATTACCATGCAGATAGCGACCTTGATGGTTTTGGCAGCATGA
- a CDS encoding FG-GAP repeat protein → MELFFTGILGGDDCNDSSEVVFPGGFEYLDSIDNDCDGLIETDYDWTYDALLKYNGIAGRFAHAVSEAGDVNGDGFADIIVGGFTTIILKLTRVQHLFFLVRQQAYQIHLQIF, encoded by the coding sequence TTGGAGTTATTTTTTACTGGAATTTTAGGTGGAGACGATTGCAATGATTCAAGCGAAGTCGTTTTTCCGGGTGGATTTGAATATTTAGATAGTATAGATAATGATTGCGATGGATTAATTGAAACGGATTATGACTGGACTTATGATGCCTTGCTGAAATATAATGGCATTGCGGGAAGATTTGCGCATGCTGTTTCTGAAGCCGGAGATGTGAATGGTGACGGATTTGCCGATATAATTGTTGGCGGATTTACTACGATAATATTGAAATTGACGAGGGTGCAGCATTTGTTTTTCTTGGTTCGGCAACAGGCATATCAAATACACCTGCAAATATTTTAG
- a CDS encoding FG-GAP repeat protein, whose protein sequence is MVLQRYYRHTAKILESNQTTAQFGGAVSNAGDINNDGYDDIIVGAQLYDNGQTDEVLRSFITAHRVGIKSAPFTMIESNQTLSRFGCAVSTAGDVNNDGTSDDVVVVHISLIMGKMKRVLHLYIMVAHQELILCMQ, encoded by the coding sequence ATGGTTCTCCAACGGTATTATAGGCACACCGCAAAAATATTAGAATCTAATCAAACAACTGCACAGTTCGGCGGTGCTGTATCAAATGCGGGCGACATAAACAACGATGGATATGATGATATTATAGTAGGTGCACAATTATATGATAATGGTCAAACCGATGAGGTGTTGCGTTCGTTTATTACGGCTCACCGGGTTGGTATAAAATCTGCACCATTTACAATGATAGAAAGTAATCAAACGCTTTCACGTTTTGGATGTGCTGTTTCAACAGCAGGTGATGTTAATAACGATGGGACGAGCGACGACGTGGTTGTGGTGCATATCTCGCTGATTATGGGCAAGATGAAGAGGGTGCTGCATTTGTATATCATGGTGGCCCATCAGGAATTAATACTGTGTATGCAGTAA
- a CDS encoding FG-GAP repeat protein produces MNNDGYSDLIIGAIQYNGIATNVGAAFIYHGSPTGIRAVQQQFCLACKDLLI; encoded by the coding sequence TTGAATAATGATGGTTATTCAGATTTAATTATCGGAGCAATTCAATATAATGGCATAGCAACTAATGTAGGAGCTGCATTTATTTATCATGGTTCACCAACAGGAATTCGAGCAGTCCAACAACAATTTTGTCTGGCATGCAAGGATCTGCTTATTTAG
- a CDS encoding FG-GAP repeat protein, whose translation MQGSAYLGSSVNTLGDANGDGYSDVIVGAYQYTNGQYDEGATYFITEHQQLNPIPVLNWNPTRFSMVWLCRFRTGDINNDGFDDAVVGAYFYDNEQVEQPLYIYLTLAI comes from the coding sequence ATGCAAGGATCTGCTTATTTAGGTTCATCAGTAAATACGCTTGGCGATGCCAATGGTGATGGTTATTCCGATGTAATTGTTGGCGCATATCAATATACTAATGGTCAATATGATGAAGGGGCTACTTATTTTATTACGGAACATCAGCAGCTAAACCCGATTCCTGTGTTGAATTGGAATCCAACAAGGTTCAGCATGGTTTGGTTATGCCGTTTCCGTACCGGTGATATTAATAATGATGGTTTCGACGATGCTGTTGTTGGTGCATATTTCTATGACAACGAGCAGGTGGAGCAGCCTTTGTATATTTATCTAACCCTTGCGATTTAA
- a CDS encoding putative metal-binding motif-containing protein — MVEACAAPPGYVDNNLDCNDANNAINPTQIEICNAIDDNCNGTNDEGVIETISIAAAGPTEFCQGGSVILNATYSGTSVQWQKNGSNIPGAIGASYTATTKVIMLA; from the coding sequence ATGGTGGAAGCATGTGCAGCACCTCCGGGTTACGTTGACAATAATCTCGATTGTAATGATGCTAACAATGCAATCAATCCAACACAAATAGAAATTTGCAATGCAATAGATGATAATTGCAATGGAACAAACGATGAAGGTGTTATTGAAACAATTAGTATTGCAGCTGCCGGTCCAACCGAATTTTGCCAAGGTGGAAGCGTAATTTTAAATGCTACCTATTCAGGAACATCTGTCCAATGGCAAAAAAACGGCAGTAATATTCCGGGAGCAATAGGAGCGTCATATACTGCTACCACAAAGGTAATTATGCTTGCATAA